The following coding sequences are from one Kallotenue papyrolyticum window:
- a CDS encoding beta-ketoacyl-ACP reductase: protein MSFGARPLEQQVAIVTGASRGIGRAIALALAEAGARVVVNYHRNRVGAEEVAGLIVGRGGAALPYGADVVVPDQVRVMVEQTIAAWGRIDILVNNAGITRDAPFMRMREEQWQAVLEIDLTSALVCAQMVVPFMSARGYGRIVNMASLAGLAGNLGQANYAAAKAGLIALTKALARELAPVGITVNAVAPGYIDTDMLDDVPQRQIEWALQAIPMRRLGSPEEVAAAVRFLALPEASYITGHTLVVDGGWVMP from the coding sequence ATGAGCTTCGGCGCGCGCCCACTGGAGCAGCAGGTGGCGATCGTGACGGGTGCCTCGCGCGGCATCGGGCGCGCGATTGCCCTGGCGCTGGCCGAAGCCGGTGCCAGAGTGGTGGTCAACTACCATCGCAATCGGGTCGGGGCCGAAGAGGTGGCCGGGCTGATCGTGGGTCGTGGCGGCGCAGCTCTGCCCTACGGCGCCGATGTGGTGGTTCCCGATCAGGTGCGCGTCATGGTCGAGCAGACCATCGCCGCCTGGGGGCGGATCGATATCCTGGTCAACAACGCCGGCATCACCCGTGACGCGCCCTTCATGCGCATGCGCGAGGAGCAGTGGCAGGCGGTGCTGGAGATCGATCTGACGTCGGCGCTGGTGTGTGCGCAGATGGTGGTGCCGTTTATGAGCGCGCGCGGCTATGGTCGGATCGTCAACATGGCCTCGCTGGCCGGCCTGGCCGGCAATCTGGGCCAGGCCAACTACGCCGCGGCCAAGGCCGGACTGATCGCTCTGACCAAAGCCCTGGCGCGCGAGCTGGCGCCGGTCGGCATCACCGTCAACGCGGTCGCGCCCGGCTACATCGATACCGATATGCTGGACGACGTGCCGCAACGACAGATCGAGTGGGCGCTGCAGGCCATTCCTATGCGGCGGCTGGGCAGTCCGGAGGAGGTGGCCGCGGCGGTGCGCTTTCTGGCGCTGCCGGAAGCCTCGTACATCACCGGCCATACGCTGGTGGTCGATGGCGGCTGGGTCATGCCCTGA
- a CDS encoding 3-oxoacyl-ACP reductase family protein, with the protein MDVSGQVAIVTGGSRGIGAAVVRMLAERGAQVLFCYRERVAAAQELLDRCAGLPGEVAAQACDVRDAAQVQRLVAAALERWGRLDILINNAAVLDNAPVQTLTPARWQSVLATTLHGAYHTCKAALKPMLKQRYGRIVNVGGLQGKAGSYAQANYAAAAGGLFGLTRALAREVAPWNITVNAVAPGLVATEMLAQQPPEVRALGLAVAAQRRVGTPEEVAYAVLFFASRGASFITGQTLAVDGGWTMT; encoded by the coding sequence ATGGATGTCAGCGGACAGGTAGCGATTGTCACCGGTGGATCGCGCGGCATTGGCGCCGCGGTGGTGCGCATGCTGGCCGAGCGCGGCGCGCAGGTGCTCTTCTGCTACCGCGAGCGTGTCGCTGCCGCGCAGGAGCTGCTTGATCGCTGCGCCGGGTTGCCCGGCGAGGTGGCCGCGCAAGCGTGCGATGTGCGCGATGCGGCGCAGGTGCAGCGCCTGGTCGCCGCGGCGCTCGAACGCTGGGGCCGCCTCGATATTCTGATCAACAATGCCGCCGTGTTGGACAACGCGCCCGTGCAGACGCTGACGCCGGCGCGCTGGCAATCCGTGCTGGCAACGACCCTGCACGGCGCCTACCACACCTGCAAGGCCGCGCTCAAGCCAATGCTCAAACAGCGCTACGGGCGCATCGTCAACGTCGGCGGGCTGCAGGGCAAGGCTGGCAGCTACGCGCAGGCCAATTATGCTGCCGCCGCTGGCGGACTGTTCGGCCTGACGCGCGCCCTGGCGCGTGAGGTGGCGCCCTGGAACATCACCGTCAACGCCGTCGCGCCCGGGCTGGTCGCTACCGAGATGCTGGCGCAGCAGCCGCCCGAAGTGCGCGCGCTGGGCCTGGCGGTCGCTGCGCAGCGCCGCGTGGGCACGCCCGAAGAGGTCGCCTATGCCGTGCTCTTCTTCGCTTCGCGCGGCGCATCCTTCATCACCGGTCAGACCCTAGCGGTGGATGGCGGCTGGACCATGACGTGA
- the fabG gene encoding 3-oxoacyl-[acyl-carrier-protein] reductase translates to MRIDLSNKVAIVTGASRGIGRAIALALAAAGANVVVNYRGQQAAAEEVVAAIGAAGGQALAVQGDVAQAVDVERLVKTTLDAWGRVDILVNNAGITRDNLLLRMKDEEWDAVFATNLRGAYLLTKAVLRPMMKARWGRIINIASVVGLTGNAGQANYAAAKAGLIGFTKTVAREMASRGITANVVAPGYVETDITGGLSDEIKAAALRSIPLERFGRPADVAPAVVFLASDAAGYITGQTLAVDGGMTMC, encoded by the coding sequence ATGCGCATCGATCTCAGCAACAAAGTCGCGATCGTCACAGGCGCCTCGCGCGGCATCGGGCGGGCGATCGCCCTGGCGTTGGCCGCAGCCGGCGCCAACGTCGTCGTCAACTACCGCGGCCAGCAGGCGGCAGCGGAGGAGGTCGTCGCCGCGATCGGCGCGGCAGGCGGGCAGGCGCTGGCGGTGCAGGGCGATGTCGCACAGGCGGTGGATGTCGAGCGGCTGGTCAAGACCACGCTCGACGCCTGGGGCCGGGTTGACATTCTGGTCAACAACGCCGGTATCACGCGCGACAACCTGCTGCTACGCATGAAGGACGAGGAGTGGGACGCCGTCTTCGCCACCAACCTGCGCGGCGCGTACCTGCTGACCAAAGCGGTGCTGCGCCCGATGATGAAGGCGCGCTGGGGGCGCATCATCAACATCGCATCGGTGGTAGGGCTGACCGGCAACGCGGGCCAGGCCAACTATGCCGCGGCCAAGGCTGGCCTGATCGGCTTCACCAAAACGGTGGCGCGCGAGATGGCCTCGCGCGGCATCACCGCCAACGTGGTCGCGCCCGGCTACGTGGAGACCGACATCACCGGTGGCCTGTCGGACGAGATCAAGGCCGCCGCGCTGCGCAGCATTCCGCTGGAACGCTTTGGTCGGCCTGCGGATGTCGCGCCGGCGGTCGTCTTTCTGGCCTCGGATGCGGCGGGCTACATCACCGGCCAGACGCTGGCCGTGGACGGCGGCATGACCATGTGTTGA
- the accC gene encoding acetyl-CoA carboxylase biotin carboxylase subunit → MLEKVLIANRGEIAVRIVRACRELGIRSVVAYSEADRDSLAVRLADEAVCIGPPPPAKSYLHAPSLLSAALITGCDAVHPGYGFLSENPYFAEVIKQCGLTFVGPEPEAIAIMGDKAAARAAMRAAGLPVMPGSEQTLASVDEARELAQTIGYPVLLKAAAGGGGRGMRIVPNDAELPRAFATAKAEAEAAFGNGALYLEKFLPVARHIEIQVLADKHGHVIHLGERECSIQRRHQKLIEEAPSPVVDEALRQRMGAAAVAGARAIDYIGAGTMEFLLDPEGNFYFIEMNTRIQVEHPITEYVTGLDLVKWQLRIAAGERLTIQQADVRMSGHAIECRVNAEDPARDFLPQAGEIELYLPPGGPGVRIDSHLYSGYVVPPNYDSLLAKMIAWGSDRAEALARMRRALDECIITGVATTIPLHAALLRDERFCRGDFSTRYLGEFLERGAF, encoded by the coding sequence ATGCTTGAGAAAGTGTTGATTGCCAATCGCGGCGAGATCGCCGTGCGCATTGTGCGCGCCTGTCGCGAACTGGGGATTCGCTCGGTGGTGGCCTACTCCGAGGCCGACCGCGACTCGCTGGCCGTGCGGCTGGCCGATGAAGCGGTCTGCATCGGGCCGCCACCGCCGGCCAAGAGCTACCTGCACGCGCCCTCGCTGCTCAGCGCGGCGCTGATCACCGGCTGCGACGCAGTGCATCCCGGCTACGGTTTTCTGTCGGAAAATCCTTACTTCGCCGAAGTGATCAAGCAGTGTGGGCTGACCTTTGTCGGGCCTGAGCCGGAGGCGATCGCGATCATGGGCGATAAAGCCGCGGCGCGCGCCGCGATGCGCGCGGCCGGCCTACCGGTGATGCCCGGCTCGGAGCAGACCCTGGCATCGGTGGACGAGGCGCGTGAGCTGGCGCAGACGATCGGCTATCCCGTGTTGCTCAAGGCGGCGGCGGGCGGAGGTGGCCGCGGGATGCGCATCGTGCCCAACGACGCCGAGCTGCCGCGCGCCTTTGCGACCGCCAAGGCCGAAGCGGAAGCGGCCTTCGGCAACGGCGCGCTCTACCTGGAGAAGTTCCTGCCGGTGGCGCGCCACATCGAGATCCAGGTGCTGGCCGACAAGCACGGCCACGTGATCCACCTGGGCGAGCGTGAATGCTCGATCCAGCGCCGTCACCAGAAGCTGATCGAAGAAGCGCCCTCGCCGGTGGTGGATGAGGCGCTGCGCCAACGCATGGGCGCCGCGGCCGTGGCGGGCGCGCGTGCGATCGACTACATTGGCGCCGGCACGATGGAGTTTCTGCTCGATCCGGAGGGCAATTTCTACTTTATCGAGATGAATACGCGCATTCAGGTCGAGCATCCCATCACCGAATACGTCACCGGTCTGGATCTGGTCAAATGGCAACTGCGCATCGCTGCCGGCGAGCGGTTGACGATCCAACAGGCTGACGTTAGAATGAGCGGGCATGCGATTGAATGCCGGGTCAATGCCGAGGATCCCGCGCGCGATTTCTTGCCGCAGGCCGGCGAGATCGAGCTGTACTTGCCGCCGGGCGGGCCGGGGGTGCGCATCGACTCGCATCTGTATTCGGGCTATGTCGTGCCGCCCAACTACGACTCGCTGCTGGCCAAGATGATCGCCTGGGGCAGCGACCGGGCCGAGGCCTTGGCGCGCATGCGGCGCGCGTTGGATGAGTGCATCATCACCGGGGTGGCCACGACGATCCCGTTGCACGCCGCGCTGCTGCGCGATGAACGCTTCTGCCGTGGCGACTTCTCGACCCGCTACCTGGGCGAGTTTCTGGAGCGCGGCGCGTTCTGA
- a CDS encoding Asp23/Gls24 family envelope stress response protein: protein MAPGALISIISRTVQDVPGVVRMGTVPPSRVGQLLTGSHTRDGVLVRVMDGTLSADVYLIAESDTNLLELGERVQAAVAYAIRELVGMQVRDVNVYIQDVEAARA from the coding sequence ATGGCGCCCGGCGCGCTGATCAGCATCATCAGCCGCACGGTGCAGGACGTGCCCGGTGTGGTGCGCATGGGCACCGTGCCGCCCTCGCGCGTCGGGCAGCTCTTGACCGGTAGCCACACGCGCGATGGGGTGCTGGTGCGCGTGATGGACGGCACGCTGAGCGCGGATGTGTATCTGATCGCCGAGAGCGATACCAACCTGCTGGAGCTGGGCGAGCGCGTCCAGGCCGCGGTCGCCTATGCCATCCGCGAGCTGGTGGGCATGCAGGTGCGCGACGTCAATGTCTATATCCAGGACGTGGAGGCAGCGCGTGCCTAA
- the nusB gene encoding transcription antitermination factor NusB encodes MPNVRHRARIAAMQTLYELDLTDHPLEPTLERRIADEALSAEGADFARRIARGAWELRHEIDAIIEQAAPHWPLYQMPPIEKAILRLAIWELLYNKHDPAPMKAVINEAVELGKHFGGANSGRFINGVLGTVVKTRLA; translated from the coding sequence GTGCCTAATGTGCGTCATCGTGCGCGCATCGCGGCGATGCAGACCCTGTACGAGCTCGATCTCACCGACCATCCGCTGGAGCCGACGTTGGAGCGGCGCATCGCGGATGAGGCGCTGTCCGCCGAGGGCGCCGATTTCGCGCGGCGCATCGCGCGCGGTGCCTGGGAGCTGCGCCACGAGATCGACGCGATCATCGAACAGGCTGCGCCGCACTGGCCGCTCTACCAGATGCCGCCCATCGAAAAGGCGATTCTGCGCCTGGCGATCTGGGAACTGCTCTACAATAAGCACGATCCCGCGCCGATGAAGGCGGTGATCAACGAGGCCGTTGAGCTGGGCAAGCACTTCGGCGGCGCCAACTCAGGGCGCTTCATCAACGGGGTTTTAGGCACGGTCGTCAAAACGCGGCTGGCCTGA
- the acpP gene encoding acyl carrier protein translates to MEERLRKLIAEQLGVDESRVVPEASFTEDLEADSLDLVELIMSLEEEFGVEIPDEDAEKITTVGDAINYLRQRSAA, encoded by the coding sequence ATGGAAGAACGGTTGCGCAAACTGATCGCCGAGCAGCTGGGAGTCGACGAGAGCCGGGTCGTGCCCGAGGCATCCTTTACCGAGGATCTCGAGGCCGACTCGCTTGACCTGGTCGAGCTGATCATGTCGCTGGAAGAGGAGTTCGGCGTCGAGATCCCCGACGAGGACGCCGAGAAGATCACCACGGTCGGCGACGCCATCAACTACCTGCGTCAGCGCAGCGCAGCTTAA
- a CDS encoding twin-arginine translocase TatA/TatE family subunit encodes MFGVGVTELVIILIIALLVVGPERLPELAAQAGRLVRDLRRMYANLRAELGPEFDDIERTIHELRALDPRRQISSYGRDLLDELARDAPEIKQLSAPRRIELEQLTREVLDDDLLARPLAETRAEAAGAPTAFAVPRGGTAGARTLHAAEAPAANGAGAAHASDAAATGGIAEEERMTQTSTPATEQPQPARAARTEQSWHYE; translated from the coding sequence ATGTTTGGGGTAGGCGTTACCGAACTGGTGATCATTCTGATCATTGCGCTGCTGGTGGTGGGGCCGGAGCGCCTGCCGGAGCTGGCCGCGCAGGCCGGGCGGCTGGTACGCGATCTGCGGCGTATGTACGCCAACCTACGCGCCGAGCTTGGCCCGGAGTTCGACGACATCGAGCGCACGATCCACGAGCTGCGCGCGCTCGATCCGCGCCGCCAGATCAGCAGCTATGGACGCGACCTGCTCGATGAGCTGGCGCGCGACGCGCCGGAGATCAAACAGCTCAGTGCGCCGCGCCGCATCGAGCTGGAGCAGCTCACGCGCGAGGTGCTCGACGACGATCTGTTGGCGCGTCCGCTGGCCGAGACGCGCGCCGAGGCCGCCGGCGCGCCGACGGCCTTTGCTGTACCGCGCGGGGGTACAGCCGGCGCGCGCACGCTGCACGCGGCCGAGGCGCCTGCGGCCAATGGCGCCGGCGCGGCGCACGCCTCCGACGCCGCCGCCACCGGCGGCATTGCCGAGGAGGAGCGTATGACGCAAACGTCCACGCCGGCAACCGAGCAGCCGCAGCCCGCGCGCGCCGCACGCACCGAACAGTCCTGGCACTATGAGTAA
- the tatC gene encoding twin-arginine translocase subunit TatC: protein MSNPSRSPYAPPAREPATMTWLEHLAELRTRLLRACLAVLAGLIAGFFLVTYDNYRLIWEIFHHVAPGEVARLQATSPAEVFTNAIKVALGIGIALAMPVIVYQVLAFVVPGLTRSERRIIFLALPFIMLCFVGGLVFGWYVTVPAALNFLLLQGAERFLIQPTVETFLSIFTRLMLLNGIVFEMPVLVYALIWLGVVERKTLAKYRRYAVLVIVIIAAVVTPTSDPINLALVAVPMYLLYELGLLLALIAPRRQSTSTAPTSH, encoded by the coding sequence ATGAGTAATCCATCGCGATCGCCCTATGCCCCACCCGCCCGCGAGCCGGCGACGATGACCTGGCTGGAACATCTCGCCGAGCTGCGCACGCGTCTCTTGCGGGCCTGCCTGGCGGTGCTGGCCGGCCTGATCGCCGGCTTTTTCCTGGTGACCTACGACAACTACCGGCTGATCTGGGAGATCTTCCATCACGTCGCGCCGGGCGAAGTGGCGCGGCTGCAGGCAACCTCGCCGGCGGAGGTCTTCACCAATGCGATCAAGGTTGCGCTGGGCATCGGCATCGCGCTGGCTATGCCGGTGATTGTCTATCAGGTGCTGGCCTTTGTCGTGCCCGGCCTGACGCGCAGCGAACGGCGCATTATCTTTCTGGCGTTGCCGTTCATCATGCTCTGCTTCGTCGGCGGGCTGGTCTTCGGCTGGTACGTGACCGTGCCGGCGGCGCTCAACTTCCTGCTGTTGCAGGGCGCCGAGCGCTTTCTGATCCAGCCGACGGTCGAAACCTTTCTGTCGATCTTCACGCGCCTGATGCTGCTCAATGGCATCGTCTTCGAGATGCCGGTGCTGGTCTATGCCCTGATCTGGCTGGGCGTGGTCGAGCGCAAAACGCTGGCTAAATACCGGCGCTACGCCGTGCTGGTAATCGTGATCATCGCGGCGGTGGTGACACCCACCAGCGATCCGATCAACCTGGCGCTGGTGGCCGTGCCGATGTATCTGCTCTACGAGCTGGGTCTGCTGCTGGCCTTGATCGCGCCCCGTCGCCAGAGTACGAGTACGGCGCCTACCAGCCATTAG
- a CDS encoding patatin-like phospholipase family protein translates to MVTRALVLGGGGTIGIAWETGLLAGLARAGIDLGRAERIVGTSAGSVVGAQLALGLPLEQMLAQQLAPLDPGYDRPIAVDPQQFMALAQLLMQGEANDPNLLARIGQFALSATTVDEASYLERFAVLRDVPWPARDLRITSIDTANGALQVWTRDSNVPLQLAVAASCAVPGIFPPVTINGRRYMDGGMRSDTNADLAQDAAIVLIVKPIPSQGLVPGMSRAPQLTAEVERLRAAGSRVEVIEPDGAALAAFGTDLMDVTRRQAVAEAALRQAQQVAERVHRFWQG, encoded by the coding sequence ATGGTTACGCGTGCTCTGGTGTTAGGTGGCGGCGGCACAATCGGCATTGCCTGGGAGACCGGCCTGCTGGCCGGCCTGGCGCGCGCCGGCATCGACCTCGGTCGCGCCGAGCGCATCGTTGGCACCTCGGCCGGATCGGTGGTCGGCGCGCAACTGGCGCTGGGCCTCCCTTTGGAACAGATGCTGGCGCAACAGCTCGCCCCGCTCGATCCCGGCTACGACCGGCCCATCGCTGTTGATCCGCAGCAGTTCATGGCGCTGGCGCAGCTCCTGATGCAGGGCGAGGCCAACGATCCAAACCTGCTGGCGCGCATCGGTCAGTTTGCGCTGAGCGCCACGACGGTTGACGAGGCAAGTTACCTGGAGCGGTTCGCGGTGCTGCGCGACGTGCCCTGGCCGGCGCGCGACCTGCGCATCACCAGCATCGACACCGCCAACGGCGCGTTGCAGGTCTGGACGCGCGACAGCAACGTACCGCTGCAGCTCGCCGTCGCCGCGAGTTGCGCCGTGCCGGGCATCTTTCCACCGGTGACGATCAACGGACGGCGCTACATGGACGGCGGCATGCGCTCCGACACCAACGCCGATCTGGCGCAGGACGCGGCTATCGTGCTGATCGTCAAACCCATCCCCAGCCAGGGACTGGTTCCCGGCATGAGTCGCGCGCCGCAGCTCACCGCGGAGGTCGAGCGCTTGCGCGCGGCCGGGAGTCGCGTCGAGGTGATCGAGCCGGATGGCGCCGCGCTGGCTGCGTTCGGCACCGATCTCATGGACGTGACGCGCCGACAGGCGGTGGCAGAGGCCGCTCTGAGGCAAGCGCAGCAGGTGGCCGAGCGCGTGCACCGATTCTGGCAGGGCTAG
- a CDS encoding thioredoxin domain-containing protein — MPTPSRTPNRLIHETSPYLRQHAYNPVDWYPWGPEALAKAQAEDKPILLSVGYSACHWCHVMERESFEDEATARLMNEYFVNIKVDREERPDIDAIYMQAVQALSGQGGWPMTVFLTPDGQPFYGGTYFPPEPRYGLPGFRQVLEAIHEIWSQRRDEALSSARELTQRLAEAAQLEAGRTPLTPELLTSATTAIMRHFDARYGGWGGAPKFPAPQTIELLLRHHLRTGDQQALQQATFTLRQMARGGIYDQLGGGFHRYSVDERWLVPHFEKMLYDNAQLARAYLHAYQLSGDEEFRRIVTETLDYILREMTAPEGGFYAAQDADSEGREGAFYVWRADEIRQALGGDALLWSQIYGVSATGNWEGVNILHRQRPLEEIARVTGQSVARLQEIAERGRRTLFARREQRPRPGRDEKILAGWNGLALAALAEAGRVLGRDDYLAAAARNAAFVLSAMRQAGRLMHSFKDGQARVPGFLGDYALYAAGLLELYRATFELRWLHAARELVEHLLDHFWDERAGGFFQTSDEHETLIARLKEVQDEAIPSGNAVAAQVLLRLAALLGEPEYDRRARATLELASDAMRHFPRAFAAMLNALDLALAPPREVAIIGDPAAPETRAMLEALDRTWRPNLLVAAAPPDDAAAQALIPLLQDRPQQAGRPTAYVCRAFVCELPTTSVETMLAQLQRADA, encoded by the coding sequence ATGCCAACACCTTCGCGCACACCCAATCGTTTGATTCACGAAACCAGTCCCTACCTGCGTCAGCATGCCTACAATCCGGTGGACTGGTATCCCTGGGGGCCGGAAGCGCTGGCCAAGGCCCAGGCCGAGGATAAACCGATTCTGCTCAGCGTGGGCTACAGCGCCTGCCACTGGTGCCACGTCATGGAACGCGAGAGCTTCGAGGACGAGGCGACCGCGCGGCTGATGAATGAGTATTTCGTCAATATCAAGGTGGACCGCGAGGAGCGTCCCGACATCGACGCGATCTACATGCAGGCCGTGCAGGCGCTGAGCGGACAGGGCGGCTGGCCAATGACCGTGTTTCTGACGCCGGATGGCCAGCCCTTCTACGGCGGCACCTACTTCCCGCCCGAACCGCGCTATGGCTTGCCCGGCTTCCGGCAGGTGCTGGAGGCGATCCACGAGATCTGGAGCCAGCGTCGTGACGAAGCGCTCAGCAGCGCACGTGAGCTGACGCAGCGGCTGGCCGAGGCGGCACAACTAGAAGCAGGACGCACACCGCTCACGCCCGAGCTGTTGACCAGCGCGACCACTGCGATTATGCGCCACTTCGACGCACGCTACGGCGGTTGGGGCGGCGCGCCCAAGTTTCCGGCGCCGCAGACGATCGAGCTGCTGCTGCGCCACCATCTGCGCACCGGTGATCAGCAAGCGTTGCAGCAGGCCACCTTCACACTGCGCCAGATGGCACGTGGCGGCATCTACGACCAGCTCGGCGGCGGCTTCCATCGCTACAGCGTGGACGAACGCTGGCTGGTGCCGCACTTCGAGAAGATGCTCTACGACAACGCACAACTGGCGCGCGCCTACCTGCATGCCTACCAGCTCAGCGGCGATGAGGAGTTCCGGCGCATCGTGACGGAGACACTCGACTACATCCTGCGCGAAATGACCGCGCCGGAGGGCGGCTTCTACGCGGCGCAGGACGCCGACTCGGAGGGACGTGAAGGCGCCTTCTACGTCTGGCGCGCCGACGAGATCCGGCAGGCGCTCGGTGGCGATGCGCTGCTGTGGAGCCAGATCTACGGCGTGAGCGCTACGGGCAACTGGGAGGGCGTCAACATCCTGCATCGCCAGCGTCCGCTGGAGGAGATCGCCCGCGTCACGGGGCAGTCTGTGGCGCGCCTGCAGGAGATCGCCGAGCGCGGACGCCGCACGCTGTTTGCACGGCGCGAGCAGCGCCCGCGTCCCGGTCGCGACGAGAAGATCCTGGCAGGATGGAACGGGCTAGCCCTGGCGGCGCTGGCCGAGGCGGGCCGCGTGCTGGGTCGCGACGACTACCTCGCGGCAGCCGCACGCAATGCCGCCTTTGTGCTGAGCGCCATGCGCCAGGCAGGCCGCCTGATGCACAGCTTCAAGGATGGCCAGGCGCGCGTGCCCGGCTTTCTCGGTGACTATGCCCTGTATGCCGCCGGCCTGCTGGAGCTGTATCGCGCCACCTTCGAGTTGCGTTGGCTGCATGCCGCACGCGAACTGGTCGAACACCTGCTCGATCACTTCTGGGACGAGCGCGCCGGCGGCTTCTTCCAGACCAGCGACGAGCACGAGACGCTGATCGCGCGGCTCAAGGAGGTACAGGACGAGGCCATCCCATCCGGTAATGCGGTCGCCGCGCAGGTGCTGCTCCGGCTGGCGGCGTTGCTGGGCGAGCCCGAATACGATCGCCGCGCACGCGCCACGCTGGAGCTGGCCAGCGACGCGATGCGCCACTTTCCACGCGCCTTTGCGGCCATGCTCAACGCCCTGGATCTGGCGCTGGCGCCGCCGCGCGAGGTCGCGATCATCGGCGATCCCGCTGCGCCGGAGACGCGCGCCATGCTGGAGGCCCTGGACCGCACCTGGCGGCCCAACCTGCTGGTCGCCGCGGCGCCTCCCGACGATGCCGCCGCGCAGGCGCTGATCCCGCTGTTGCAGGATCGTCCGCAGCAGGCGGGACGGCCCACCGCCTACGTCTGCCGCGCCTTTGTTTGCGAGCTGCCGACCACCTCCGTCGAGACCATGCTCGCGCAGCTCCAGCGTGCGGACGCGTAG
- a CDS encoding sigma-70 family RNA polymerase sigma factor, which translates to MEDPTTVPESALDDRTLLALLQQRVPAGLALLYDRYGRIVYGLALRMLGDVGAAEEVTQDVFLRCWQHIDRYQPAQGTLAAWLLAIAHHRAIDELRSRRQRQRRHEQGDEELATLATRDPALDELLLRDEVRRGLSQLPDAQREAIELIFWGGLTRREAAARLGVPLGTLHTRLRLGMERLRQSFARLFDEA; encoded by the coding sequence GTGGAGGATCCGACCACCGTCCCCGAATCGGCCCTCGACGATCGCACCCTGCTGGCACTGCTGCAGCAACGTGTGCCGGCAGGGCTGGCGCTGCTCTACGATCGCTATGGCCGGATCGTCTATGGCCTGGCGCTGCGCATGCTGGGCGATGTGGGAGCAGCCGAGGAGGTGACGCAGGACGTGTTTCTGCGCTGCTGGCAGCATATCGATCGCTACCAGCCCGCGCAGGGCACGCTGGCCGCCTGGCTGCTGGCGATCGCGCACCATCGCGCCATCGACGAGCTGCGCAGTCGGCGCCAGCGCCAGCGCCGCCACGAGCAGGGCGACGAGGAGCTGGCCACGCTCGCCACGCGCGATCCCGCGCTGGACGAACTGCTGCTGCGCGACGAGGTGCGGCGTGGCCTGAGCCAGCTTCCCGACGCGCAGCGCGAAGCGATCGAGCTGATCTTCTGGGGTGGCCTGACCAGACGCGAGGCTGCGGCGCGGCTGGGGGTTCCGCTGGGCACGCTGCACACGCGGCTGCGGCTGGGGATGGAGCGCCTGCGCCAGAGTTTTGCGCGCCTGTTCGACGAGGCCTGA
- a CDS encoding metal ABC transporter permease produces MSGLWDVQTYLLPLQQPFMQRALIAVVLVGVLCAVIGSFVVLRGLAFLGEALRHAIFAGVVIAFVLGLNLTLGALSAALLVAWLIGALGRHEHIGEDTAIGILFSAALALGLALLSYARAGPRDLATLLLGNILGISTLDLLLTALVGLLTLALVGLFFKELVLISFDAGLASALGRSRAVWDSLLLLLLALALTTTFQTVGNLLALALLLIPASTARLLTRRLGAMLLLASALSVGAGVSGLLISYWQNIPSGPAIVLVAGVGFGLAWLLAPAQGALWRLLTRQRLRRLLRHGA; encoded by the coding sequence ATGAGCGGGCTGTGGGATGTGCAAACCTATCTGCTGCCGCTGCAGCAACCCTTTATGCAGCGCGCGCTGATCGCCGTCGTGTTGGTAGGCGTCCTGTGCGCGGTGATCGGCTCGTTCGTGGTGCTGCGCGGGCTGGCCTTTCTGGGCGAGGCGTTGCGCCACGCGATCTTTGCCGGCGTGGTGATCGCCTTTGTGCTGGGGCTCAACCTGACGCTGGGGGCGCTCAGCGCGGCGCTGCTGGTCGCCTGGCTGATCGGGGCGCTGGGCCGCCACGAACACATTGGCGAGGACACGGCGATCGGCATTCTGTTCTCCGCGGCGCTGGCGCTGGGCCTGGCGCTGTTGAGCTACGCGCGCGCGGGGCCGCGCGATCTCGCCACGCTGCTGCTGGGCAACATTCTGGGCATCTCCACACTGGACCTGCTACTGACGGCACTGGTCGGACTGCTGACGCTGGCGCTGGTCGGGCTGTTTTTCAAAGAGCTGGTGTTGATCAGCTTCGATGCCGGGCTGGCCAGCGCGCTGGGTCGCTCGCGCGCCGTGTGGGATAGCCTGCTGCTGCTGCTGCTGGCGCTGGCCCTGACGACGACCTTCCAGACTGTCGGCAACCTGCTGGCGCTGGCGCTACTACTGATCCCGGCCAGCACCGCGCGGCTGCTGACGCGGCGCCTGGGGGCCATGCTACTGCTCGCCAGCGCGCTCAGCGTCGGCGCCGGCGTGAGCGGCCTGCTGATCTCCTACTGGCAAAACATCCCCTCGGGACCGGCGATCGTGCTGGTGGCGGGCGTGGGCTTCGGGCTGGCTTGGCTGCTGGCGCCCGCACAGGGCGCACTCTGGCGCCTGCTGACACGCCAACGCCTCCGCCGCCTACTGCGCCACGGCGCCTGA